Proteins encoded within one genomic window of Lagenorhynchus albirostris chromosome 9, mLagAlb1.1, whole genome shotgun sequence:
- the VPS37C gene encoding vacuolar protein sorting-associated protein 37C isoform X1, producing METLKDKTLEELEEMQNDPAAIERLAQDFPEVQDLQLEREMALATNRSLAEQNLEFQGPLEISRSNLSDKYQELRKLVERCQEQRTKLEKFSSALQLGALLDLLQVESMKIEEESEAMAEKFLEGEVPLDTFLEDFSSMRMLSHLRRVRVEKLQDVMRKPRASLELPGDAPPPRPPPPSLPGPQATPPVAEDQQAPEAPPYPLPYSPSPGLPVGPTAQGALPPAPFPVMSQPSFSYSGPLGPPYSSAQPGPRAAAGYSWSPQRSTPPQPAYPVAPTCASGPGYPVAGGRVPGPGYPQQPPYLSTGGKPPYPTQPQPSGPLQSPYPPGPAPPYGFPLPQGPAWPGY from the exons ATGGAGACCCTGAAAGACAAGACcctggaggagctggaggagaTGCAGAATGACCCGGCGGCCATCGAGCGGCTGGCCCAAGACTTCCCTGAG GTCCAGGACCTGCAGCTGGAGCGGGAAATGGCACTGGCCACCAACCGGAGCCTGGCCGAGCAGAACCTGGAGTTCCAGGGTCCGCTGGAGATCAGCCGCTCGAACCTCTCGGACAAGTACCAGGAGCTCCGGAAGCTGGTGGAGCGGTGCCAGGAGCAGAGGACAAAGCTGG AGAAATTTTCTTCAGCACTGCAGCTAGGGGCCTTGCTGGACCTTCTGCAGGTAGAAAGCATGAAGATTGAAGAAGAGTCTGAG GCCATGGCTGAGAAGTTCCTGGAGGGCGAGGTGCCCTTGGACACGTTTCTGGAGGACTTCTCCTCCATGAGGATGCTGTCCCATCTGCGCCGGGTTCGCGTGGAGAAGCTCCAGGATGTGATGAGGAAGCCCAGGGCCTCCCTGGAGCTGCCTGGGGacgcccctcctccccgcccgcCTCCCCCATCTCTCCCGGGCCCCCAGGCGACGCCCCCAGTCGCTGAAGATCAGCAGGCTCCGGAGGCCCCTCCCTACCCGTTGCCCTACAGCCCCTCTCCAGGCTTGCCCGTGGGCCCCACCGCCCAAGGGGCGCTCCCACCGGCCCCGTTCCCTGTGATGTCCCAGCCCTCTTTTTCCTACAGCGGGCCTTTGGGTCCCCCGTACTCATCAGCCCAGCCAGGACCCAGGGCTGCCGCGGGCTACTCCTGGTCCCCACAGAGGAGCACGCCGCCCCAGCCGGCCTATCCTGTGGCCCCCACTTGTGCCTCCGGCCCTGGGTACCCCGTGGCGGGGGGCCGGGTCCCCGGTCCTGGTTATCCTCAACAGCCCCCCTACCTCTCAACAGGAGGAAAACCTCCGTACCCCACGCAGCCCCAGCCCTCAGGCCCCCTTCAGTCGCCCTATCCCCCTGGGCCTGCCCCTCCCTATGGGTTTCCACTGCCTCAGGGTCCTGCCTGGCCTGGGTATTAG
- the VPS37C gene encoding vacuolar protein sorting-associated protein 37C isoform X2, translating into MALATNRSLAEQNLEFQGPLEISRSNLSDKYQELRKLVERCQEQRTKLEKFSSALQLGALLDLLQVESMKIEEESEAMAEKFLEGEVPLDTFLEDFSSMRMLSHLRRVRVEKLQDVMRKPRASLELPGDAPPPRPPPPSLPGPQATPPVAEDQQAPEAPPYPLPYSPSPGLPVGPTAQGALPPAPFPVMSQPSFSYSGPLGPPYSSAQPGPRAAAGYSWSPQRSTPPQPAYPVAPTCASGPGYPVAGGRVPGPGYPQQPPYLSTGGKPPYPTQPQPSGPLQSPYPPGPAPPYGFPLPQGPAWPGY; encoded by the exons ATGGCACTGGCCACCAACCGGAGCCTGGCCGAGCAGAACCTGGAGTTCCAGGGTCCGCTGGAGATCAGCCGCTCGAACCTCTCGGACAAGTACCAGGAGCTCCGGAAGCTGGTGGAGCGGTGCCAGGAGCAGAGGACAAAGCTGG AGAAATTTTCTTCAGCACTGCAGCTAGGGGCCTTGCTGGACCTTCTGCAGGTAGAAAGCATGAAGATTGAAGAAGAGTCTGAG GCCATGGCTGAGAAGTTCCTGGAGGGCGAGGTGCCCTTGGACACGTTTCTGGAGGACTTCTCCTCCATGAGGATGCTGTCCCATCTGCGCCGGGTTCGCGTGGAGAAGCTCCAGGATGTGATGAGGAAGCCCAGGGCCTCCCTGGAGCTGCCTGGGGacgcccctcctccccgcccgcCTCCCCCATCTCTCCCGGGCCCCCAGGCGACGCCCCCAGTCGCTGAAGATCAGCAGGCTCCGGAGGCCCCTCCCTACCCGTTGCCCTACAGCCCCTCTCCAGGCTTGCCCGTGGGCCCCACCGCCCAAGGGGCGCTCCCACCGGCCCCGTTCCCTGTGATGTCCCAGCCCTCTTTTTCCTACAGCGGGCCTTTGGGTCCCCCGTACTCATCAGCCCAGCCAGGACCCAGGGCTGCCGCGGGCTACTCCTGGTCCCCACAGAGGAGCACGCCGCCCCAGCCGGCCTATCCTGTGGCCCCCACTTGTGCCTCCGGCCCTGGGTACCCCGTGGCGGGGGGCCGGGTCCCCGGTCCTGGTTATCCTCAACAGCCCCCCTACCTCTCAACAGGAGGAAAACCTCCGTACCCCACGCAGCCCCAGCCCTCAGGCCCCCTTCAGTCGCCCTATCCCCCTGGGCCTGCCCCTCCCTATGGGTTTCCACTGCCTCAGGGTCCTGCCTGGCCTGGGTATTAG